AAACATAATAGCTATTAAGATCGCATGCTTGATCCCAAAAACAGAAAGCAGGATGCCTAACAATATTGTCATATAAGTTATCTGAATGAGCAAGCCCCCAATATAACTTTTGATAATAGCTTCTGTTTCGTGCATCACCTCCTGTACCTTATCATGGGCCGAGCCACGAAACCAAAGGAAGACGAAATTGAGTAATAAATTTTTATAATATAAAAGGAAAAAGATATAGATGGGGATGAGTCCGAAGAAAAGGAGCAGGTTGGTGGCTGAAGCCGCAACGGAGCCAAGCAGGTTGCCCGCATAGTTGAGCAGTTTATTCCCCTGTTCGTTTATTACCTGGGTTTGCTGCTGGGCAGAAAAATGGCCTTTCTTTTCGATCCATGCGCTCAGATTATTGATGTGCATGGTCATATTATCTCTTATTTTGGGAAAATCGCTTACGAGGCTGTTTATCTGGCGGAAGAAGAGCCATACGAAGAGCGCCACAACAATCACCAGCAGCAGGATAGCAAGCAGTATAGCTATCGTTTGGGGCACCTTTTTTTTCACCAGGAAACGACAGACGGGCAATAACACCAGGGAAAGAAAGAAGGAAAGGATAAGCGGCATGATAACGTCGCTCGCCAGCATTATGAGGGCGCCA
The Filimonas effusa genome window above contains:
- a CDS encoding AI-2E family transporter, producing the protein MENSTLPLTVRRSIEMLGLFLVGALIMLASDVIMPLILSFFLSLVLLPVCRFLVKKKVPQTIAILLAILLLVIVVALFVWLFFRQINSLVSDFPKIRDNMTMHINNLSAWIEKKGHFSAQQQTQVINEQGNKLLNYAGNLLGSVAASATNLLLFFGLIPIYIFFLLYYKNLLLNFVFLWFRGSAHDKVQEVMHETEAIIKSYIGGLLIQITYMTILLGILLSVFGIKHAILIAIMFAFLNLIPYIGALIGNLIAVLLTVSSSQELGPVWTVLIVIAVVQFFDNNILMPRIVGSKVKINALASIVGVFVGGKLAGISGMFLSLPIIAILKIIFDRTEMFRQWGVLFGEEQPSKSPVKTGEIKIDDKGTGPEPV